tacactattattattatacactacagcagccctcctgcccctggTGGTTGACCACCGCAAACAAGGAGTACCTGGTTTGGGGACGGTGCGGGAGACGGAGGTCACGGCCCTGACCCCACCAGGGACCACAGTCCCCGCCGGGTAGCCGCGCAGGAGCAAACACCGACAGGCGACAGCAGCGCGAGGGGAAGGCGAGCAGGCCCGCCCGCGAGGCGCCGTTGCCGCTCCACCCTCCCCGCCGCCACCAGCGGGAGGGACGGCGAAGAGGGGCCTCAGCACGACGCGGGGGGGGGAGGCCCCTCCCTGACAGGGGGTCGGTGGCAGCACGACAGGAAGCAGGCCAGTGGCCGAGAGCAAGCCAGCCCGGCCGCTGCCCCTCACACGCAGCACCTCCCGGGAGACGCAGGCGGGCCTCCCGCGAAGCCCCCGGCCCCACTCGCGCTCAAGAGGCCAGGAGGTGCACAAGGCGCCACTCACTTGTTGTCGTTACTGAGACTGTCCACCGGCTGCTGGTACTGTCCGTTCATCCTGCTCTCTTTGCTGTAACAGTGCAAACTCAGGCTCGATTAAAACAATTCACCAACGGCCCGCGGTTCACATGGTATCGTGGGCACCGGGGATGCGCGACGCCGGACGCCGCGCTGGTGCGGCTTCTCCCAGCAGCTCCATCTCGGGCAGAGGTGACCCCCGAGTTACGGcggggaaacagaggcccaggctGGGAGGCGGACTGCCGAGATTGAGGCTCCGAGCCGGCCCAGACCCACGTCTTCCCGCCCGcccccaggcaggcaggcaggctcccCGGATCCTCCAGGGGCCCCGCCGACGCTGGACTCAGGCCTCTGCTGCTTTAAGCCGCCCCGCCTGCGGTTATTatacactattattattatacactACAGCAGCCCTCCTGCCAGGAAGCGCCCTCCTGCCAGGAAGCGCCCTCCTGCCAGGAAGCGCCCTCCTGCCAGGAAGCGCCCTCCTGCCAGGAAGCGCCCTCCTGCCAGGAAGCGCCCTCCTGCCAGGAAGCGCCCTCCTGCCAGGAAGCGCCCTCCTGCCAGGAAGCGCCCTCCTGCCAGGAAGCGCCCTCCTGCCAGGAAGCGCCCTCCTGCCAGGAAGCGCCCTCCTGCCAGGAAGCGCCCTCCTGCCAGGAAGCGCCCTCCTGCCAGGAAGCGCCCTCCTGCCAGGAAGCGCCCTCCTGCCAGGAAGCGCCCTCCTGCCAGGAAGCGCCCTCCTGCCAGGAAGCGCCCTCCTATTTTGCAAGCGTAAATTTCAACCGGTCCCTGATAGTCCCTGATACAAAGACTCCAAAACAAGATAAACGAAACCTACAACCACAAAACCACTGTGTTGATTTGTATCTAATCTCAGTGCCGGTGGCTGAAACGCCTGAAATGCTGCCCTGAACCAGCTGGTAGGAGGACAGCCTCCCTCACACAGGGAGAGGGCAGTGAGGTGTCACGGACGAAGTGACATCAGGGCCCACTGGGGCCTCATCAGCGACCTGGTGCCACGCCCACCCGACCACAGACACAGAGGACGAACCTGGAGGCCATGAAGGGGGTCATGTCCAGCTCCAGGGGGAAGGACACGTAGGTGGTGATCTTGCGCCGAAGTTTGGCCGAGTGTTCGAATcgctgcagaggtgggggtgggaaggcTGCAGGGCTCCTCCAACAGCACAGTCTCCGTGGCTCCCTAAGTGGCCCTTCCTGCATTTTCTGAACCGCCCTTGGCCAGAGCCAGAGTCCACAGGGCGACATAACCCACAGGGCTCAGCCCAGCCCTGAAATGAGGGGCCCAACAGCAGGTGTGGACCTAGCACGGTGCCCGGTGGGAGAAACAGGTAGGGCTGGGGATTTGGTTTTTGTCTTACATCTTTAAAGGGTCATGAAATAAAAGAACGagcaacagagactgtatgatTTACATGTAAAATCAGATCGCAAATACCCAAGACCAGCAAACACACCATCTCTGCCGCGTATTCTTTTCATAATACGTCATACCCATGATTCATATTTGCTACCGGCCCTTCACAGGAAAGCCGTGCTGACCCCCAGACTAGACCTTAATGCTAAGGGTCCTTgcttttaagtaaaagaaaatcagaaaacttgGGGTGAGGATAGAAGAACTTGGAGGGGAGGAGCAGTAAATCCCTAAGCACCCCCCAACCCAGAGTAACTCACCCTCTTTTCATTATGAAGCAATGACTTTTCGATTCACAGGCAAACCTCCCGGCGACAGACACGAGCAGAGTTATTTATAGGCACCACCCTCTTTGCTCCAAAAGCACAGATGGACTCtgcacacccacccaccctcAGGCCCTGGACGCACGCGCTCAGGGAACTCACTTTGAGATGGAAACAGGCCACGATGGGCAGCTTCTTCATGGTGAGCTGCTTTGTGGACTCCTGGTAGCTATGGCAACCGCTACACTTGATCTTGGCGCTGCTTCCTAAGTGCTCTGGTCTGGTAAATCTGCAACGCAttgaaaaacatgtatttttaggaaaaaaagatgggagcagtaagagaggaaaaagagaaaagttattttatcaCTTTCAGGGGGTTCGCTTCCTTCctaaaaacacacatacaattAGAGACATTTATAACTTTACAATGAAAAAgctattccttcctttctctatCACTTCAAAGAATATTTATCCTCAACTCTTTTGGAAAATTAAAGTCTGGTgaactcaaaataattttctaactaCCGTAAGACCCAGCAATCAAATCCGTCCCTGCAAAGTGAAAACCAGCATTCACACAACTGTACGTGAGCGGCTACTGCAGCTTTATCTGTAAAGGCCAAAAAGAGCCTGGAAGCACTGCAGGTGTCCTTCAGCGAATGAGTGGTTAAGCCGTGTACAGCATGGAATACTAATAAGCAATAAAATGGAAACCACTGGTGATACACACAACCtgaatgaatctccagagaatgaggatgagtgaaaaaagtcaatcCTGAACGGTTACATGATGTATGATTCCACGGACATAACGCTCTTGAAATGTGGAATTtctagaaatggagaacagattggcAGCTGCCAGGAGTTAAGGAGGCAACAGGGTGGGAGGCGCAGCACGTGTGGCTGTGAGGGACCCTGCGGGGACGCAGGCGCCCCGCGTCTGGACCGCAGGGATGTCGAGATCCTGCTGACCGTGACACTGTGCGATGGTTTTACAAGACGTTACCACTGCGGGAAACTGGAAAAAGGGTACACAGGATCTCTCTGGATCGTGTCTTACAACTGCACGCACAACTACAATTATCTCaacataaaaagtttaattaaaaacgTTTTCATCACCTTCAGAAAAGGCCACGAGCCACAGCAGGAGGGTGGCCCTACTGGGTGTGACTCTGGCTGCTAGTCACTAAAGGCCGCGGACCTCCAGCCtctgcccggggtggggggcactcAGGGACAGAAACGGCTCGTCTGCTGGCCATCCCGTCTTCCCTCAACTTTCAGGCGGGAACGTGGGGCCCTGGCGGGCCTGGCTTTACCGGGACCTTCCCCGAGCAGCCACGAGGACGGGCCCCCTCCCCACAAGGCACGGACGCCTCACCTCCGCAGGCAGTCCGTGAGGGTCGTGGTTCCCGACGCGTGGCTCTCTCCGTTCACCACGCTGCCCTCGCTCCCAGGGCTCAGTGGCCAGAAGGGTGTGGAAGAGCCGGGCAGGTCCAGGCTGATGTCCCAGAAGGGGTCGATGGTGGTGGAGACCCCACTAGGAGCAAGCAGGGGGGGCAGGTGAGCACCGCGGCGCAGGGGCAGCGCAGCGACGAGGCCCCGCGACGCTCGGCCAGCAGCACTGGGGCCGCAGAGGCCGCACTTACTGGCATGCTTGGCAGGTGACGTCGGACTGCAGCCCCCCCGTGAAGATCTGGTCTATGATGCAGTTGCAGTGGTTAGGGTTGCTGGCCTTCTTCCCGTTATCGTCACCTGGCAAGGCACGGcggctctgtgaccctgggcccCCAAGGCAGCCCACTGCCAAGCCGCTGACCCAAGGGGAAGGGCTGGTGCAGCAGGAGGGCCCAGGTTTCCACAGGGGCGCAGGAGGGACATGCCGTGTGCTTTCAGTTTTATCCCCTTGCTCCTCCCTGTGAAGAGCTCCCTGCCGTCCATCTGGCAGGCCCAGTAACAGGCCCCGAGAAacagcccccgcccccacctgtGCAGCGCCCACCTGTGCAGCGCCCACCTGTGCAGCGCCCACCTTTGCAGCGCCCACCTGTGCAGAGCCCACCTGTGCAGAGCCCACTTCTGCAGCGCCCATCTGTGCAGCGCCAACCTGTGCAGCGCCCACCTGTGCAGCGCCCACCTTTGCAGCGCCCACCTGTGCAGCGCCCACCTTTGCAGTGCCGGTGCAGGACGTCCAGGGCCGCGATGAGGAACTCGTGCGCGTCCTGCTGCTCGTAGCCCGCCAGGTGCCGGGCATGCGTCCACACCAGGTGCAGCAGCTTGTATGGGATGTGGGGGGACCGGTGCCCCGAGTAGAACTGCttggagagaaggagaagcaCCCTCGTCAGGAGCGCGTGCCTCCCTCGAACGCAGACGCACGCGCACACATCCGACAGCCGCCCGGAACCTCCGCTGGCGAGCGCGACCCAAACAAGTCgcttcctttccttttcacagAAACTGTATTTTCACGTGGACTTTGAGTCTGCTCATGGTTTTCTCCATTCCCACCATCTGTTTTCTAGAAATAAGCCAAAATGATGAACGGCGACAAACTCTtgtcacacgcacacacagacacacacacacaaagctgaCTTGTGCCGTGTGAAACGCGTACCCCCATAAACCTGAACCTAAAAACCAACCTGACAGAGATGAACTCGCCACCAGCGGTGCCCTAGTGAGCCCCCCCCATCAGCCCGTTCTCCACGGCACCCGCGTCCCCGTTTTGGCCCAACAATGTCATTCAGCTTCCTCACTCCTGTGACCCCAGGAGCCGCTGTCAGGCtaggctgtaggcacgcggggaCTGGCTAAGCCAGGCCAGGAGTCAGGAACCTTCTGGAAAGGGCCAGACAGTGAATCATTCCAGCTCTGCAGCCAGACGGGCTCAGGCGGCCAGGGCCCAACAGGGAGACGAGAGGATGTGCTCAAAGGCTGACAAAACCAGACCCGGCCGAGTCTGCTGGCCCGGGGCCGACACCTGAAGAACTCCTGGCTCCCCGCAGCACCCGAGGGAGCGGCTGGGCTGCAGTCCCGCTCTGAGAAGGGGGGGTACAGCCTGCGAGCCCATCGGGACAGAACCTGATGTCCACGGCAGGGGCCCAAAGACAGAGGCCTCTGGCGACACACAGTCAGCAGGGCCGGCAACAGGAGACCCGCCCATCCTGTGGACAAAGCCGGAAAGCGGCAGGTGACGGGGAAGGGCTGGCATCTGCCACGTGCGCCCCTGTGAGGCAGCCGCGAGCCTCTGCGGACAACGCAAGTCCCTCACCCAACCATCCCTCTCGGGAAGGATGTGCGATTCCACGGTCGGCACGTCTGTGGATGTTCAGAGCCCACCCCGTGACGGTCCGGCCCCCTCCCGGCCCAGGCGCACCTCCTGGAAGAGGGAGGACATCTCGCAGACCAGGCAGGAGCCAGGGCTCTGCATCTCGCAGCGGTGCCGGTCAGACAGGAAGAAGTCGCGCAGCAGCGGCGTGTGTGTCAGCGCCTGCACGATGCAGTTCATGAAGCACGTGTTCCCGAGGTTGATGAGGCCGCGGAGACCTGGCAGGCAGAGCGTGGGGTGGGGCTGTCAGGGCCCCGGCCGGGCCTGCCGCCCCCAAGGGGACGCGGAAGGAACCTACTTCTAACGTCTGTGCCCCACCCGCAGGAAACGTCCCAAGGCGTGCTCgcgcccacccccacccgcccccacTGCCCAAAGGCTCCCAGTAAcaacagggcagggcagggaggagcctCTGCAACAAGCTAACAGCCACGCTGCACCTCCTGCGGCCTCGGCAAAGCCGCCGCGCCCGCCCACCTATGGTGCAGTTGGACGTGATCTTCCGTCGCTTGGGGTTGTGTTTCAGCAGCTCGAGCTCCCGTTTGGTCGGCTCCCACGTTGAAAACTTCTCCCCGACGCCTAAGCAGGAGGAAGGTGCCGTTAGCTACATTCTGATCGTGTATCTACGAACCAGCCTGGTGGCAGCACAGGGTTTATCAGATTGTATTTCAAAGGCGGGCAACGTAGGGTCCTTCTGAGACCCTGTTCCAGACACTGGAAGGAGCTTCTTTCAGAGAGTGTGCCGTGAATAAACCACATtcccagaggaggagaggagagcggGACCTTGGGTGACAGCTGCCCCAGCACCAGCGGTCTCCTCAGCCTTCACTACTCCCTGATCAGAGGGACCACGGCACCAGTGCCCACAGGGAGCGCTGGGCGGCGATGCGGGTGAAGGGACGGCCGTACCCACCAGAGACTGAAACCAAGGACGGAAGCAGGGCCACCTGCACCCCAGTGCACAGCCTACCCCTCAGAGACACTGGCTCCACGCACCTAGAACTCAACACAGCCCCGCTGACAGATGGAATTGTGGAATGAGTTCAGAAGAATCCTACTTTTTCCTGGAACGTGCATTTCTTAGCCCTGTGGTTTAACTGTTCTGCACGAAGAAATAACATCCTCAGCCTCAGCCTCACCTGCAACATTACTAACCTTTGGAGGTGGAAGAGAACAGGAAGTGGACTAAAGAGACTGCTCTCCAGAAAACATGGGCTCATCGGCTCTGACGACCGGCAGCCCTGGCCTGTGTTCCATTCTCTAACATGGCACGTTTAGAAAGAAGCACAATTAAGGCAAAAAATTGTAAACCACATGCTGGGTTGTACGTCTGTCTGTGGAGAGATGGTCACAGGCCAGTGGGGCTTTCTACACCTATTACTGTTGTGACCCATGACCGTGTGCtggaaatgagaacaaaaaagaaaaaaatatcagggaAACCAAAAACAGGTagcagaacaaaaaagaaaagagctgctGCATAATGTTCACGTGTGCCGCTATGTGCCGGCGAAGGGACGGGAGTGACGGCACGGCTCCACGGCCACCGCGCAGTCAGTGCGACACACGTGCCGCCCCTGCCCCGTCCCTCGCATGGGCCCCGCGCCCCGGTAATAAGGGCGCCTTAGCGGGAAGGGCACTAGAGGAACCTCTTGTCCTGATGAGATGACGCCGGGCGGGCTCCTGGATGGGGAccggtcaccagaaagaccagggAAGCTTGGAATCCGAAGCACCCGCGCGGCCAGCCCCAACtcctccagagaggggagggggctggaaagGGGGTTACTGATCCATCAGGCCTCCAGGAAGAAGGCCCCATAACACCCCAGTAGCACGGGGTTCGGGGAGCGACCCAGGTGGGTGAACATTCCACACCGAGTGGGTGATGCACCCCAACTCCACGGGGACCCTCCCCAGCCTTGCCCCGTGCCTCTCTCTATCTGGCTGCTCATCTGTGTCCTCTGTCACATCCTTTCATGACCCGGTGAGCCTAAGTGTCTCGCTGAGTTCTgcgagctgctctagcaaatgcTCCAGTCCAGGGGGGTCCTGGGAGCCTCCGATCTACAGCTGGATGGTCAGGAGCACAGATGAGAACCTGGACTTGAGACTCCGGCATCtgaagctggggagggggtctcGTGGGGCCTGACACCTCCAGGCCGACCGTGTCAGAACCGAGTTGATCTGTAGGACACCCAGCCGGCGCCACAGGGAATTTCTTGGCGGGGAACTGACCCCCCCAAGAAACACTTGGTGACCAGAAGTGCCAGGTCTGAAGGGTTCTGTGCAAGGAAAGGAGACTCGCGGGAGAGAAACACGCATCAGGGAAGAGCTGGGTTGTTCCTACACAGGAGGAGAGCCTGGAGTTCTCCCTTTACGGCTACAAAGGCGCCGCACAGGAAGGAGAGCACGCTCCTGAGCTAAGGTGCTTCGGCGGCAGATTGCTGTATTTTTCATCTGGAAAGTTTAATTCTCTGTTGACACAGATTTAGCAAAACCCAACCAgcttagagggttttttttttttttttttccagttaagaGTTTTAAAAGAGATCCAACAGCACTTCAATGAAAGAATAGTCTACCCTCCTGGA
This region of Physeter macrocephalus isolate SW-GA chromosome 14, ASM283717v5, whole genome shotgun sequence genomic DNA includes:
- the USP22 gene encoding ubiquitin carboxyl-terminal hydrolase 22, which gives rise to MDAELVVTPPGCAHLGSFKVDNWKQNLRAIYQCFVWSGSAEARKRKAKSCVCHVCGVHLNRLHSCLHCVFFGCFTKKHIHEHAKSKRHNLAIELMYGGIYCFLCQDYIYDKDIEIIAKEEQRKAWKMQGVGEKFSTWEPTKRELELLKHNPKRRKITSNCTIGLRGLINLGNTCFMNCIVQALTHTPLLRDFFLSDRHRCEMQSPGSCLVCEMSSLFQEFYSGHRSPHIPYKLLHLVWTHARHLAGYEQQDAHEFLIAALDVLHRHCKGDDNGKKASNPNHCNCIIDQIFTGGLQSDVTCQACHGVSTTIDPFWDISLDLPGSSTPFWPLSPGSEGSVVNGESHASGTTTLTDCLRRFTRPEHLGSSAKIKCSGCHSYQESTKQLTMKKLPIVACFHLKRFEHSAKLRRKITTYVSFPLELDMTPFMASSKESRMNGQYQQPVDSLSNDNKYSLFAVVNHQGTLESGHYTSFIRQHKDQWFKCDDAIITKASIADVLDSEGYLLFYHKQFLEYE